A genomic window from Nitrospirota bacterium includes:
- a CDS encoding polysaccharide pyruvyl transferase family protein, which yields MIIKTYGISDNPGMKKIHVSFTGLGAGNIGDEAMLSGFLSLYKLPHGTTVEVWDKKEKALRIFSPCYEFVDFRDEALCRALCKEAGMVLLIGSTIVAETESLSWPLEVLGNKHMFCKENGVPVHAVGVGVDKLIMPQARELFQRGFLNSISSWTVRSKVSRENLLNLGVKPENIVSAADLAWLTPYKSTDNGWARGFLLSIGINPDIPILGVNVVNSSLNNLLRERMAEVFDYVSGKMGWQVVFFCNEIRDEKHFDRAAATSIAKRMKKAAIIVPNVYFTPQEMIALLSFCHITVSFRYHFTVFSMLAATLPVSFQRAEKLAELTEDVNGALLITPDDIVNGKLSDTIINVDAHYDELKAKQQVSVSDVKLRAFNNLYFIRETLNSLEMSLQSAVLVEKQPVQILWIRTDDIGDCVLSIGMLREIKQGFGNVCISVLCQNHIAELYESCPFVDRIISFDKKRACSDIAYQMEIIQKLRSLNADIALNSVYSREPITDIFTLQSGAKVTVGFDGDLVNNMTPELRKENAPLYTKLIKQCGTSLAELKRHEDFLQGIGLMPGAIKPAIYLTEEDITYADRFFAENGLKTSTTIAFFPGASHPGKIYKQYHLALNHFNGLDVVILGGEDVEMIMKKTGADFKVRFFDLSGKTTLRQCAAIISRCLIYFGADSAGAHMSCALGVPCVVVLGGGHVGRFFPYNKSTTTVSVPLECYGCNWQCKYNVCHCVDAICYEMVCEALKLAIEDAQFSRNKCRVFLQGKTLYQETGYRPGWKWLSMVGLPDFGEFVYFSGTGTAASDGNMVKRLSRRGIEWMRFLVFKLKRWRLF from the coding sequence ATGATAATTAAAACGTATGGAATCAGTGATAATCCCGGCATGAAAAAAATACACGTTTCTTTTACCGGCCTTGGGGCAGGCAACATTGGCGATGAGGCAATGTTGAGCGGTTTTTTGTCGCTTTATAAACTGCCTCATGGTACGACTGTTGAGGTCTGGGATAAAAAAGAAAAAGCATTGAGAATTTTTTCGCCGTGTTATGAATTTGTGGATTTCAGGGATGAGGCACTCTGCCGTGCTCTTTGTAAGGAGGCCGGCATGGTGCTTCTTATTGGCTCAACCATTGTGGCTGAGACTGAATCTCTAAGTTGGCCGTTAGAAGTGCTGGGCAACAAGCATATGTTTTGCAAGGAAAACGGAGTGCCGGTTCACGCCGTAGGAGTGGGCGTTGACAAGCTTATAATGCCACAGGCACGTGAGCTTTTTCAGAGAGGGTTTCTTAACTCAATAAGCTCATGGACAGTTAGATCAAAGGTGAGCAGGGAAAACCTGTTAAACCTTGGCGTTAAGCCTGAAAATATCGTAAGTGCGGCAGATTTGGCATGGCTTACTCCCTATAAGAGCACCGATAACGGTTGGGCAAGGGGATTTCTACTTTCAATTGGCATTAATCCTGACATTCCAATTTTAGGAGTAAACGTTGTAAATTCAAGCTTAAACAACCTGCTAAGAGAGCGCATGGCTGAGGTGTTTGACTACGTATCGGGAAAGATGGGTTGGCAGGTTGTGTTTTTCTGTAATGAAATAAGAGATGAAAAGCATTTTGACAGAGCTGCCGCCACATCAATTGCGAAAAGGATGAAAAAGGCTGCCATCATAGTACCCAATGTTTATTTCACTCCGCAGGAGATGATAGCTTTGCTCTCTTTCTGCCATATTACAGTGTCTTTCAGATACCACTTTACGGTGTTTAGCATGTTGGCAGCAACGCTGCCTGTTTCTTTTCAAAGGGCTGAGAAGTTGGCTGAACTTACTGAGGATGTTAACGGTGCCCTGCTTATTACCCCTGATGATATAGTTAACGGCAAACTTTCAGATACAATCATAAACGTTGATGCACATTACGATGAGCTAAAAGCAAAACAACAAGTAAGCGTCTCTGATGTGAAACTGAGGGCGTTTAATAATCTTTATTTCATAAGAGAAACACTTAACAGTTTAGAGATGTCTTTACAAAGTGCAGTATTAGTAGAAAAGCAGCCCGTGCAGATTCTTTGGATAAGGACCGATGACATAGGGGATTGTGTATTGTCTATTGGTATGCTCAGAGAAATCAAACAAGGTTTTGGTAATGTGTGTATTAGTGTCCTTTGCCAAAATCATATCGCTGAGTTATATGAAAGCTGTCCATTTGTTGACAGAATTATTTCATTTGACAAAAAAAGAGCCTGCTCAGACATTGCTTACCAAATGGAGATTATTCAAAAACTGCGCTCACTAAATGCCGACATTGCACTTAACTCTGTCTATTCACGTGAACCAATAACGGATATATTTACTTTACAAAGCGGGGCAAAAGTGACAGTTGGTTTTGACGGTGACCTTGTAAATAACATGACGCCGGAGTTAAGAAAAGAAAATGCTCCACTCTATACAAAACTAATAAAACAATGTGGGACGTCTTTAGCTGAACTGAAGCGGCATGAGGATTTTCTACAAGGCATTGGTCTCATGCCGGGAGCAATTAAACCAGCCATATACCTAACGGAGGAGGATATTACCTATGCTGACAGATTTTTTGCTGAAAACGGGCTAAAAACCTCAACAACAATCGCTTTTTTCCCAGGCGCCTCTCATCCCGGAAAGATTTACAAACAATACCACTTAGCTCTCAATCATTTTAATGGCCTCGATGTTGTTATCCTTGGGGGAGAGGATGTTGAAATGATTATGAAAAAAACAGGAGCCGATTTTAAGGTGAGATTTTTTGATCTTTCTGGCAAAACCACACTCCGGCAGTGTGCAGCAATTATAAGCAGATGCCTAATATACTTTGGTGCGGACTCTGCAGGGGCACACATGTCTTGTGCACTGGGAGTGCCATGTGTGGTAGTGCTTGGAGGAGGGCATGTTGGCCGCTTTTTTCCTTACAACAAATCCACCACCACAGTTAGTGTTCCACTTGAGTGCTATGGTTGCAATTGGCAGTGTAAGTATAATGTGTGTCATTGTGTGGATGCAATATGTTACGAGATGGTGTGTGAGGCGCTCAAATTGGCTATAGAAGACGCACAGTTCAGCCGCAACAAGTGTAGGGTGTTTTTACAGGGTAAAACTCTGTATCAGGAGACAGGGTACAGACCGGGGTGGAAATGGCTTAGCATGGTTGGACTACCGGATTTTGGCGAATTTGTATACTTTAGCGGTACAGGTACTGCAGCCTCAGATGGCAATATGGTTAAGAGACTTTCCAGAAGAGGCATAGAGTGGATGCGCTTTTTGGTGTTTAAGCTAAAGAGATGGAGGTTATTTTAA
- a CDS encoding response regulator, producing the protein MPEAESVRKRNLKLNATTRKLKKEVLKLKKAAAELVRRRETAEAANQAKSAFLADMSHELRTPLNGIIGMTELALDTLLDADQREYLTIVKNSSTHLLGLLNRVLDFSKLEAGKIEIEETDFNLLTLIKTTMEPMAVTASNRGLEFNVEISPDVQTSLRGDAGRLSQVLVNLAGNSLKFTEWGKIELKVEPAGQHSKKDTPETQMLHFSISDTGIGIPKEKLGMIFENFTRVGDHYVSKYEGTGLGLTIVKKVLKLLGGDVWVESKLGKGSTFHFTVKFLVSSTIKPPAPQSVEKIEFKKRHILVVDSNPDSCRAIAEMIKSEGFSADTALSGYEGFGILNFSAAAYDIVILDFNLTDMDGFAFSEKIKSIEKLSTVKIIILTLSAFHVDEKRCRENGIAGLIVKPIYKSNLMETLSKLAENWNSPDMPFLRHLSVRESLYILIAEDNVVNQRLAVTLLQKRGHMPVVATNGREAIDMLTKLSFDIVLMDVQMPRMDGLEATRYIRSSKDCEINKNVPIIAMTAHALKGDKEHCLEAGVTDYIAKPFNADDLYKLIDKYAYYRQGKTEAQLSQQPTYTDDIFVPHTTPSQQPSQRTSAMSLNIKKTLLRVNNDEDVLRDMWLAFIEDAPLQIALLKDMFKARNVEGLKKQIHMVKGMSANVGATALKSESFRMELLINKLKNDFSEDEAQLLTFIENIQLELQRVLKDMKTYLSKPQGNIL; encoded by the coding sequence ATGCCGGAGGCAGAAAGCGTACGAAAGAGGAATCTTAAGCTTAATGCCACAACCAGAAAGTTGAAGAAAGAGGTTTTAAAGCTTAAAAAAGCTGCTGCTGAATTAGTCAGACGCAGGGAGACGGCTGAGGCGGCAAACCAGGCAAAAAGCGCATTTCTGGCTGACATGAGCCATGAATTGCGCACCCCCTTAAACGGCATAATAGGAATGACCGAACTTGCGCTGGATACTCTCCTTGACGCTGACCAGAGGGAATATCTCACTATAGTAAAAAACTCATCCACACACCTGCTTGGTCTTTTAAACCGTGTGCTGGATTTTTCTAAGCTTGAAGCCGGGAAGATTGAAATAGAGGAAACTGATTTTAATTTGCTGACACTTATAAAGACCACCATGGAACCTATGGCTGTTACAGCATCAAACAGGGGACTGGAGTTTAATGTGGAAATATCTCCTGACGTACAGACATCATTAAGGGGAGATGCCGGGAGGCTTAGCCAGGTGTTGGTTAATCTTGCCGGAAACTCTTTAAAATTTACAGAATGGGGCAAGATAGAATTAAAGGTTGAACCGGCTGGCCAGCACTCTAAAAAAGATACACCTGAAACTCAAATGCTGCATTTTTCAATTTCTGACACAGGAATAGGAATTCCCAAAGAAAAACTGGGTATGATTTTTGAAAACTTTACCCGAGTTGGAGACCATTACGTCAGTAAGTACGAGGGCACAGGGCTTGGGCTTACGATAGTAAAAAAGGTACTGAAACTCCTTGGCGGTGATGTATGGGTGGAAAGCAAGCTTGGCAAGGGCAGCACATTTCACTTTACAGTTAAGTTCTTAGTTTCTTCAACTATTAAGCCCCCTGCTCCCCAGTCTGTGGAAAAAATAGAATTTAAGAAAAGACACATACTCGTTGTGGACAGTAATCCAGACTCCTGCAGGGCAATAGCAGAGATGATAAAAAGCGAAGGATTTTCTGCTGACACAGCTTTAAGCGGCTACGAGGGTTTTGGAATTCTTAATTTTTCAGCGGCTGCATATGACATAGTTATCTTAGATTTTAATCTTACAGATATGGACGGATTTGCTTTTTCAGAAAAAATAAAGTCCATAGAAAAATTATCTACTGTTAAAATAATTATCCTTACGCTATCTGCTTTCCATGTGGATGAAAAGCGGTGCAGGGAAAACGGCATTGCCGGGCTTATCGTGAAACCAATTTATAAATCTAACTTAATGGAAACACTGTCCAAGCTGGCAGAGAACTGGAATAGCCCTGATATGCCGTTTTTGAGACATTTGTCGGTACGGGAGTCTCTCTATATTCTTATAGCCGAGGATAACGTGGTAAATCAAAGACTTGCTGTCACGCTTTTACAAAAGCGCGGGCATATGCCTGTTGTTGCAACAAATGGACGAGAGGCTATAGATATGCTAACAAAGTTGAGCTTTGATATTGTACTTATGGATGTGCAAATGCCGAGGATGGATGGTTTAGAGGCAACGCGGTACATAAGGAGCTCTAAAGATTGTGAGATAAATAAAAATGTACCTATAATTGCCATGACAGCCCATGCACTCAAAGGAGACAAGGAGCACTGTCTGGAGGCAGGTGTAACAGATTATATTGCAAAACCGTTCAATGCTGATGATTTGTACAAACTAATAGATAAATACGCATACTACAGACAGGGAAAGACTGAGGCACAGTTGTCTCAGCAGCCAACCTATACGGATGATATTTTTGTGCCGCACACAACACCCTCACAACAACCCTCTCAGAGGACCTCTGCAATGTCGCTAAATATAAAGAAAACACTGTTGCGGGTCAATAACGATGAAGATGTTCTCAGGGACATGTGGCTGGCCTTTATTGAGGATGCACCGCTTCAGATAGCACTTCTTAAGGATATGTTTAAAGCCAGAAATGTGGAGGGCTTAAAAAAACAAATCCATATGGTTAAGGGAATGTCTGCAAATGTGGGCGCAACTGCTCTTAAAAGTGAATCTTTCAGAATGGAACTTCTGATTAACAAATTAAAAAATGACTTTAGCGAGGATGAGGCACAGTTACTGACTTTTATAGAAAACATACAATTAGAGCTCCAGAGGGTCTTAAAAGACATGAAAACTTACCTTTCAAAACCACAAGGCAACATCCTATGA
- a CDS encoding PAS domain S-box protein: MKDVENSLTMMAKIQAFRINLLFDGYIDNMKMIENRTSTKKRLVQYLETKNDVLRTQITETLFAIKNSVPSFHKISVFDLSGNVIASTDKAEIGKNYNKDFFLVKGFKGCNIVDVFLGEDGNLDLNFSCPLILDGRQLGSVSAIMDGSRILEITNDFTNLGKTGETVLAKRDSNGDALFITPTRHDKEAAFKRRVLHTDDKLLITQALQKNSSMFREFFDYRGVAVLGATYYLYKMDLGLVIKIDKSEFLEPLFRIKKLMILSYIILLTMITLILVIIVDRIVKPLRKLKDMTIKISEGLNYRTVEINAKDEIGALSKYFNHMTENLHSTRMTLFNTINELQTNNIFLLAVLDCIQDGIVACDHNSNLKLFNKAFEEFHGLPAKTLPPEKWADYYNLYHADGKTKMSMDALPLYKALNGEGLTNYEMVIAPKDRPSFIILVNSRPLTDHDGNRIGAIASMHNITEEKKLSDELKLQSEIMTNLNEGVVLVSTADGNIVYCNPAYNRMFDYDTDELIGKNISIVHAPTEKKPNEAATEIQEFLRQHNCWTGEMLNIKKTGKTFWCYVTISTFTHNKYGEVWIGVNTDITERKKAEDNFRRFFELSSGLLVIATVDGYFKLTSPSMQKALGYTALELTSKPFVEFIHPDDREITLKEIANVAKGIPLLNFENRYRCKNGTYRHLSWLVQPVLEDEIVFATAHDITQMKALEQTLIDTNIKLSATVKELSIFDRQHELIAKLGLRALSGDDLQILMDRAVLKVTEALDVGYCQVLQLLPDGDKLLLVSGVGWKEGLVGRATVSADINSQAGFVLKSKIPVMVTDLPSETRFKAQSMLLDHGIISGLCVLIYLKDKPWGILCAHCNKHKVFSVKDINFCQSIANILSYSIVRKEEEQTRRNLDEKSTLLKEIHHRVKNNLQIISALIGLQAEKISDKAALEAFEETIYRIKALALVHEEMYGTDNLSQIDFHEYTENLIASFINLHNNKLNLRYKIDIENVQLAIDTALPCALILNELLSNALKHAFIEKTEGEILISLFKETDYYILEVKDNGVGFPSDFDMKSTKSLGMVLINALTKQLLGNVEFKNENGTKAKVTFKGK; encoded by the coding sequence ATGAAAGATGTAGAAAACAGTTTAACGATGATGGCAAAAATACAAGCATTCAGGATTAATTTGCTGTTTGACGGGTATATTGATAACATGAAAATGATTGAAAACAGGACCTCTACAAAAAAGCGATTGGTTCAATATCTTGAGACAAAAAACGATGTTCTGAGAACGCAAATTACAGAGACATTGTTTGCAATAAAAAATAGTGTTCCATCATTCCACAAAATATCAGTGTTTGACCTGTCCGGTAATGTTATAGCTTCAACAGACAAAGCGGAAATCGGTAAAAATTATAATAAAGATTTTTTTTTAGTAAAAGGTTTTAAAGGTTGCAATATCGTTGACGTTTTTTTAGGAGAGGATGGTAATCTTGATCTTAACTTTTCTTGTCCACTAATATTAGATGGCAGACAATTGGGGAGTGTTAGTGCGATCATGGATGGAAGTCGAATTCTTGAAATCACAAATGATTTCACAAATCTTGGCAAAACAGGAGAGACAGTACTGGCTAAACGAGACTCAAACGGAGACGCTCTGTTTATAACACCTACCAGGCACGACAAAGAAGCTGCTTTTAAACGGAGGGTACTCCACACTGATGATAAATTACTTATAACTCAGGCATTACAGAAAAATTCCAGCATGTTTAGAGAGTTTTTTGATTACCGTGGTGTAGCAGTATTAGGAGCGACTTACTATTTATACAAAATGGATTTGGGGCTTGTTATAAAGATTGATAAGTCTGAATTTTTAGAACCTTTGTTCCGCATAAAAAAATTGATGATATTAAGTTATATAATCTTATTGACTATGATAACACTTATTTTAGTCATTATTGTCGATCGTATCGTTAAACCTTTGAGAAAACTGAAAGATATGACTATAAAAATTTCAGAAGGACTCAATTACAGAACAGTTGAGATAAACGCTAAAGACGAAATTGGTGCTCTATCCAAATATTTTAATCATATGACAGAGAACCTTCATTCTACACGTATGACATTATTTAATACCATTAATGAACTTCAAACAAATAATATATTTCTTCTTGCCGTGTTGGATTGTATACAGGATGGAATAGTTGCGTGTGACCACAATAGTAATTTAAAACTTTTTAACAAAGCATTTGAGGAATTTCACGGATTACCTGCTAAAACTTTACCACCTGAGAAGTGGGCAGATTACTACAATTTGTATCATGCTGATGGAAAAACAAAAATGTCCATGGATGCTCTTCCATTATATAAAGCACTTAACGGAGAAGGCTTAACAAATTATGAAATGGTTATAGCGCCCAAAGATCGTCCTTCTTTTATCATATTAGTAAACAGTAGACCCCTAACGGATCATGATGGCAACAGAATCGGCGCCATTGCCTCGATGCACAACATAACGGAGGAGAAAAAATTATCTGATGAGCTGAAACTCCAAAGTGAAATAATGACAAATTTAAATGAGGGTGTCGTACTTGTCAGCACTGCCGATGGAAACATTGTGTACTGTAACCCGGCATATAATCGAATGTTTGATTACGACACAGACGAATTAATTGGTAAAAATATATCTATCGTTCATGCACCTACGGAAAAAAAACCAAATGAAGCTGCAACGGAAATACAGGAATTTTTAAGGCAACACAACTGTTGGACTGGTGAAATGCTTAATATTAAAAAGACTGGTAAAACTTTTTGGTGTTATGTAACCATTTCAACTTTTACTCATAATAAGTATGGTGAAGTGTGGATAGGGGTAAACACTGACATAACCGAACGTAAAAAGGCAGAGGATAATTTTAGAAGATTTTTCGAACTCTCATCAGGATTGTTGGTTATCGCCACTGTGGATGGATATTTTAAATTAACGAGTCCTTCTATGCAAAAAGCTCTTGGATATACGGCTTTGGAGCTTACGTCAAAACCGTTTGTCGAATTTATACATCCTGACGACAGAGAAATAACATTGAAAGAAATTGCAAATGTCGCAAAGGGAATTCCACTCTTAAATTTTGAAAACAGGTACAGATGTAAGAACGGTACGTATAGACATCTTTCGTGGTTGGTACAACCTGTTTTAGAAGATGAGATAGTATTTGCAACGGCTCATGATATTACCCAGATGAAGGCATTGGAGCAGACACTGATAGATACAAATATTAAGTTAAGCGCAACCGTTAAAGAATTGAGTATCTTTGACAGACAACATGAACTTATAGCTAAGCTTGGTTTGAGAGCGCTGTCAGGCGATGATTTACAAATTCTTATGGATAGAGCGGTACTTAAAGTTACCGAAGCACTTGATGTGGGATATTGTCAAGTGCTGCAGTTGCTACCCGATGGTGATAAACTTTTATTGGTTTCCGGCGTTGGCTGGAAAGAGGGACTTGTAGGCAGAGCAACTGTGAGCGCCGATATTAACTCTCAGGCCGGGTTTGTTTTGAAAAGCAAAATACCTGTAATGGTTACTGACCTGCCCTCTGAAACACGTTTTAAGGCTCAGTCTATGCTTTTAGATCATGGCATTATAAGTGGTCTATGTGTTCTTATTTATTTAAAAGACAAACCATGGGGAATCTTGTGCGCTCATTGTAACAAACACAAAGTTTTTTCAGTAAAAGATATAAACTTTTGTCAGTCTATCGCAAATATACTATCTTATTCAATAGTAAGAAAAGAAGAGGAGCAAACGAGACGTAATCTGGATGAAAAATCAACCTTACTAAAGGAAATACACCACAGAGTAAAAAATAACTTGCAAATAATCTCAGCTCTGATTGGGCTTCAAGCCGAAAAAATCAGTGATAAAGCAGCACTTGAGGCATTTGAAGAAACTATATATCGTATAAAGGCGTTGGCGTTAGTTCACGAGGAAATGTACGGAACCGATAATTTATCTCAAATTGATTTCCATGAATATACAGAAAATTTAATTGCCAGCTTTATTAATCTTCATAACAATAAGTTAAATCTGCGTTATAAAATAGATATTGAGAATGTACAGCTTGCAATTGATACTGCATTACCATGCGCTTTAATTCTCAACGAATTACTGTCCAACGCTCTTAAACATGCGTTTATTGAAAAAACGGAGGGAGAGATTTTAATTAGTTTATTTAAAGAAACTGACTATTATATACTTGAAGTGAAAGATAACGGCGTAGGATTTCCATCGGATTTTGATATGAAATCTACAAAGTCCTTAGGAATGGTGTTAATAAACGCTCTTACAAAACAATTACTCGGTAATGTAGAGTTTAAAAACGAAAACGGAACCAAAGCAAAAGTTACTTTTAAAGGAAAATAA
- a CDS encoding response regulator, translating to MSDVKDDLVLKLYNGPSILIVEDEEIVALELENKLKKLGYTVLQKVPSAEEAKKAAEELMPDIVLMDITLSGELDGTSAAQYIFKTYNIPVVYMTAHTDIETMHRAKLTEPFGYIVKPYSQRDLIISIALALYRHKVETKLRIIIAIQKIWFKSMPVKDKLEQSLRKILATPRLTFVTNRGIIYLFDDTKKILIRTASVGSFGCEHVPVGKCLCGLAASTQETVFASKIDDRHEFMPDNIPHGHYCIPIKTANQLFGVLNVYLHEGVKIDPADEKILTDYTDVIAYIMEESH from the coding sequence ATGTCAGATGTCAAAGATGATTTGGTTTTAAAGCTGTATAATGGTCCAAGCATTCTTATTGTGGAGGACGAGGAAATAGTAGCATTAGAATTAGAAAATAAACTTAAAAAGCTGGGCTATACTGTGCTTCAGAAAGTCCCCTCAGCAGAGGAGGCAAAGAAAGCAGCAGAAGAGCTAATGCCTGATATAGTGCTTATGGACATAACACTGTCCGGTGAATTAGATGGGACAAGTGCAGCACAATATATCTTTAAAACCTATAACATCCCTGTGGTGTATATGACGGCACATACAGATATAGAAACGATGCACAGGGCAAAATTAACAGAACCGTTTGGATATATTGTAAAACCTTATAGTCAACGGGATTTAATTATCTCTATTGCCTTGGCGCTCTACAGGCATAAGGTAGAAACAAAGCTGAGGATAATAATAGCTATTCAAAAGATTTGGTTTAAATCTATGCCTGTTAAAGATAAGCTGGAGCAATCGCTTAGAAAGATTCTGGCAACACCGCGACTTACCTTTGTAACTAACAGAGGAATCATATACTTATTTGATGACACTAAAAAAATTCTCATACGCACAGCCTCAGTAGGTAGTTTTGGTTGTGAACATGTGCCAGTTGGTAAATGTTTATGCGGCTTGGCAGCATCTACACAAGAGACGGTATTTGCAAGTAAGATTGACGATCGTCACGAGTTTATGCCTGATAATATTCCACATGGACACTATTGCATCCCAATAAAAACAGCTAATCAGCTTTTTGGTGTACTTAATGTATATCTGCACGAAGGGGTAAAGATTGACCCTGCCGATGAAAAGATTTTAACGGACTATACTGATGTTATTGCATATATAATGGAGGAAAGCCACTGA
- a CDS encoding HDOD domain-containing protein: MNNEQESVDSIEIPSQPSVFEDISEELKKAKPDFKEIIDIIKTDKVLSEQVIKTANSPFFGLRAADSVDRALSSLSFRVFSQIVMVSNLKTALKGKGPLIGRFWEHSMLVARSTRYLYIRKRRSELLASGAK, encoded by the coding sequence ATGAATAACGAACAAGAATCAGTGGACTCAATAGAAATACCCTCACAGCCCAGTGTTTTTGAAGATATATCAGAAGAGCTTAAGAAAGCTAAGCCGGATTTCAAAGAAATTATAGACATTATAAAAACAGACAAAGTTTTAAGTGAGCAGGTAATTAAAACTGCTAATTCGCCGTTTTTTGGTTTAAGAGCAGCTGATAGTGTTGACAGGGCACTGAGCAGCCTGAGTTTCAGAGTTTTCTCTCAAATAGTCATGGTGTCTAATTTAAAAACGGCATTAAAGGGAAAAGGACCTCTGATAGGAAGGTTTTGGGAACATTCTATGCTGGTTGCAAGAAGCACTCGGTATCTATATATCCGAAAGCGAAGGAGCGAACTTCTGGCTTCAGGTGCTAAGTGA
- a CDS encoding IS256 family transposase, protein MQEALGIYISESEGANFWLQVLSDLSNRGVKDILIASVDGLKGFPEAITTIFPKTEVQLCVIHQIRNSLKYIASKDQKAFLKDLKKVYKASTKELAEDKLSELDSTWGKKYPIVIKSWKTNWDNLSNYFKYPQEIRTLIYTTNAIEGFHRQIRKVTKTKGAFSSETALLKLLYLSIQNISEKWRQPLRNWSQTVSQLALFFEGRLKLDITV, encoded by the coding sequence TTGCAAGAAGCACTCGGTATCTATATATCCGAAAGCGAAGGAGCGAACTTCTGGCTTCAGGTGCTAAGTGATTTATCCAACAGGGGCGTAAAGGATATTTTGATAGCAAGCGTGGACGGGCTTAAAGGTTTTCCAGAAGCCATCACGACTATTTTCCCTAAGACAGAGGTTCAACTTTGCGTAATCCATCAAATACGTAATTCCCTGAAATACATAGCCTCAAAAGATCAGAAAGCATTTTTAAAAGATTTAAAGAAGGTTTATAAGGCATCGACAAAAGAGCTTGCCGAAGATAAACTCTCGGAGCTGGATTCAACCTGGGGCAAGAAATACCCGATTGTTATAAAGTCATGGAAAACAAATTGGGACAATCTCTCTAACTATTTTAAGTATCCTCAGGAAATCCGAACTCTTATCTATACGACAAACGCAATTGAGGGATTTCATCGCCAGATACGCAAGGTCACAAAAACCAAAGGAGCCTTCTCCAGTGAAACAGCACTTTTAAAGCTTTTGTACCTATCAATTCAGAATATCTCAGAAAAATGGAGACAGCCATTGAGAAACTGGAGCCAGACTGTCTCTCAACTTGCTTTATTTTTTGAGGGTAGGCTAAAATTGGATATTACCGTTTAA
- a CDS encoding response regulator produces MRILVAEDDFSSRTMLQRFLDGYGDVDVTVNGTEAIDAFSFAIEEGEPYNLICLDIMMPEIDGLRVLKSIREKEKSIGITVENEVKIVMTTALDSTKEVFDAFYWSGCNDYLTKPIDLQKLVGILEKYGITKG; encoded by the coding sequence ATGAGAATATTAGTAGCGGAGGATGATTTTTCAAGCCGTACAATGTTACAGCGCTTTTTGGATGGTTATGGGGATGTAGATGTTACAGTGAATGGTACTGAGGCTATTGATGCTTTCTCGTTTGCGATAGAGGAGGGTGAGCCATATAATCTGATTTGTCTTGACATCATGATGCCGGAAATCGATGGCTTAAGGGTCTTAAAAAGTATCAGGGAAAAAGAAAAGAGCATAGGAATTACTGTTGAAAACGAGGTCAAAATTGTTATGACTACGGCGCTGGATTCCACAAAGGAGGTATTTGACGCTTTTTACTGGAGCGGTTGTAATGATTACCTTACAAAACCTATTGATCTTCAAAAGCTCGTCGGAATACTTGAGAAATACGGCATAACTAAAGGGTGA
- a CDS encoding type II toxin-antitoxin system HicB family antitoxin, which translates to MNVKVILENGEDGYFVTHCPSLKSCWSQGKTQEEALTNIKEAIELFLESAPCDSKVGNKHGPKYL; encoded by the coding sequence GTGAATGTAAAAGTAATATTAGAAAATGGTGAGGATGGATATTTTGTAACCCATTGCCCATCGTTGAAAAGTTGCTGGTCGCAAGGCAAAACTCAGGAGGAGGCTCTGACAAATATTAAAGAAGCCATCGAACTGTTTTTGGAATCTGCTCCTTGTGATTCTAAGGTTGGGAATAAACATGGCCCTAAGTATTTGTAA